The following nucleotide sequence is from Pseudoalteromonas xiamenensis.
ACCTAGATACAACAAAGGGTATGCAACACGATAATACGCCCCATATGCTGCAATCGAGCTCTTTAGCCAAAGATCAAAATTCTGTAGATAATCTAGACTACTCTGCCCTTTCGATAAATCATACGATTTGTTCAACTCTCGCTTTGCGATATAAATAAGCGGAGAAACTAACAAACAAATGTACCCACCTAATAACGGCGCACCTATCATCGTCATCACAACGAACATCACCGCACAGCCGATGATGATCGCTTTGATATTTAACGCAAACATCGCTTGAAGCTTATCGACAATATTTTGCGATTTTTGATTGTATAAATCATTAACTTTTGGCGCGGAAAGTTCACCTTCATTGACAAACCCTTGTTTCCACATCGCTTCGATTGATTTGCTCATACACTCACCCCGTCTGATGAATAATTTTGTTAATGCGTTCTTTAATTCGCGAAACTCGAACACCAATGCTATTGCTACTCGCGCCAATTATCTCCGCAATTTCGGCATAGGATTTTTCTTCCAAATACAGCAATATCACCGCTCTATCAATTTCAGATAGATGCTTTATTGCGTTGTAAAGTTGATTAATTTCATCTGAGTCAAATGCTTTTACCTCGTCGAATTCGAGTTCAGATAATGCATCTGATGCAAATCGCCTTTCTCCACGCTTGTGCTGTTTTAAATGAGTTAAACACACATTGAGTGCGACTTTGTAAACCCATGTAGACCATTTCGCTTGTTCATTGAAGTTCGCTCGGCTTCGCCATATCTGTAAACAGACTTCTTGGTAATAATCTTCAAAATCCGCATGATTATGAGTGTAGGCTCTGCATATTTTGATAATGATCCCTGCATACGGCAAAATTGATTGCTGATAAAAGTCGCTTCCCATTCACCCCGTTCCATAAATTGATTTGTTCTTATTAGTGACCTCTGCGCGCAACTTATTACAGGCTACTGGAAAAATTTTTGATAGGAAAAGAAAAATCGAGGTAAATTCAAGGAAAAATGAGGCATCGCTTTATGTCCAAGCAGACGTTTCAAAATTTCATTTGTGTAATTTTCAGATAACGTAGACGCACGTTTTAGGAACTCGATATGACGACAATCGCTTGACTCGTTGCGTCATCAGGTGGGCGTTTATCAATGAAGTAGGCAAAACGAAAATGAGGAATTATGTCATTCCTCACTTTCTTCTCACGTTGGCTTACTTTGTCAATTCATTGACCACCTTTTGGTATAACGCATCGTGCGCATCATCACAGGCTTTGTAACCGTTGCAATTCACTAGCATCGCAACCGTCGTTTTGCTTTCGACAACGTAAAAATTATAGGTCGCATAACCCAATTCAGAACCACCATGATGTATAACATGCTTACCGTTAATCATCTCTTTAAAAAGTCCAGCACTGTATTGCAGTCCATTGATCCCCGTTGGGATAAAGTGATCATCAGCCATCAGGAATTGATGTGTTGACTCACTCAAGAGCGCTCCCTCAACTATTATTTTGAGTAAATCTGCCATGTCTTTCGCATTGCCGACTACAGGGGCATCGGCCACACCAATGTTTTGATAAAACGGCCGAGTGTTCAGCATACCATCTTCATTTTTAAAGTAGCCGGAAGTAATGGAGCCTAGATTTTGTTCCACACCACCATAGCTCATACTCGTCAGCCCTAATGGCTCGATAATCATCGAACGCATTGCGCCTGAATGATGCGCGCCAAGTACCTTATCTAAAATAAGACCACTCAAAATATAACCTGTATTTGAGTATCGCCAGCCCTGACTAGGCGTAAAATGCGCTGGTTTGTCCAATGCAAATTGCAGTGCAAATTCATCCATTTTAATGCTGTCAGGATCCTCAATAACTGCGTCATAAAATGCGCCATTAGAATCATTTAAATAATCGAATAGCCCAGCAGTGTGTTGAAGCATTTGCCTTGTTGTCATGATAGATGCATTGGGAATGTGATCGGTAATGTCCGGCGCAAGATACGCTGTTATCGGTTTATCCAAATCGAGTCTCTGCTCCTGTGCAAGCATTCCGGCTAACAAAGCGGTTAGCTTTTTCCCAGCACTACCATTTGGAATGCGAGCATCTATTTGCATAGGTGCATTTTCTTCCTGATCGGCTATCCCCGCAGCACTGTAAAAATGCAGTTGTGGAGAATCAATGTATAGGACTACACCGGGCAACTCGCCGAGTACCGCATTCTCAATTAATGCTTGATAATCGAAAGGCGTGGAAGGCTCAGTTTGAGGCTCTGGCGTTTCGCTGCCTTTCGAGCCGCATGCTGTGAGCGCGAGTGACAGAAAACAGGTCGTTAGTGTCGGTAGCACGTGTTTAAATTTTAATTTCATTTTGACATCCAAATTAGTTTTGATGTCACTAACTTAGCGCGGCACAAAACAGCAAGCTGTATCGCCTTTTAACGATATGTATCTCTTTGTATCAATATCACCTTGTGTTTCTAACCTACTGCTTTTGATTGGTTTTAGGTGATACACATTGATACACTCATAGACTGACTGTTACGGTTAAACTCCATCAACCGAAATAGGATAACGGCAAATTAACTATCATAAGAAATTGCAATGAAAACGTTTATATTCACACTTTTCTTTTTTTTTAGCGCACTTAGCGCCGCGAACGAAACCCAAAATTCGGCTAATTGGGTGGATGCGTTTACAAACAAACGAGATGCTGGCGGTTACTTATCTGTCGGCATTGCGGTTCAAAATCAACAAGGCCTATATCAATCTTCAGGAATTAAACTAAAAGGCAATGTTCACGGGGCCTATTACTTTGAAAACGGCTTTTTACTCGAGTTTCCAGGGTTGTCCGACAAATTTGAAAGTCAATTTGCATTGGGATACAACATCGCTAATCTCGGCAACTGGGAATTTGACGCGCTGCTTTCGATGGCACATGGAGAAATCAAATACAACGCACAGCAAGATGGGTTCAGTAAAGAAGCGTCGCCCTATTTTGGTCTACGCGCCATGGGCACAATTGCAGACTTAGACGCGATGTTTGTGGTGGGCACAAACAGCAATAAAATGGATTACAGTGGTGGGGTTTACGCCGCTGCATGGCTTGCAAAAAGCTGGAACATTAACAATTGGACTCTGTACTCGTCTATTGGCGCGCAGTACCGCAATGATGCCATACTCGATTATTATTATGGCGTTCCAGAGTCCGCGCAAGTTACAGAGCCATTTCAAGCAACTGGTGGATTTAATTACCTCTATAAATTGGGCGTCAAAAAACCGCTCGATGAACATTGGCTTATAGAAGGCTTTTTTAGTTACACCCACTATGCGTCAAGCATTGTCGATAGTCCTTATTCGCAGAACATTCTCAAATTCAATGAGGGTCGAAGCGACCAAGGCAGCCTGTTTAACCTGTCTATCAACTACGTGTTTTAGGAGTAAAAGATGAAAAACATCCTTCAATTACTCCTATTAACCTATGCGGCGATACTGACTAATCCAAGTCTTGCTGAAACAACCGAACACACCGTCAATCTGGTTGTTTCACCAAAACAATGTACTGCTTTAAAACAAGGTGATACATGCTATTTGGATTTAGATGTCGTTTGGAATATGCCGTCTACGTCGGATTATTGCCTTTATGCAGACCAGCAAAAACTTAAATGCTGGCATAATGTTGACCAAGGCACTTGGCAGCAAGCCTTGACTATCACCGACAATATGGAGATACGTCTTACGTCACTCCACCAACAAACGCTGCATACACACACCATTCGCTATGCATGGGTACATAAAAAAAATAACAGCAAAGCCATGCGGTGGCGCATGTTCTAATGGAGAGCCAATGACTTCAATCGTATTAGTAGAAGATGATCAAGAACTGGCTTGTTGGATTGCCGAATACTTACGTGCAAAACAATATCATGTCACCGTGTATCACGATGGAAAGCAAGCCTACGAAGCGTCGCGTCGAAGTATTCCTGATCTCGTTATCCTCGACGGTATGTTACCTTCAATGGATGGCCTCGACATCTGTAAACTAATACGGTTGCACTCTCAAGTCCCAATCATTATGTTAACGGCTCGAGACGAGGAAATTGACGAGATTTTAGGGCTGGAAATGGGCGCGGATGACTACCTCACCAAACCGGTTCGCGGTCGATTGCTTGAAACCCGCATCAAATCGCTGTTAAGACGCATAAACCCAAGCCAAACAGTGTGCATCGAACAAGATGTTTTTACTCTAGGTGAGTTAGCTATATGTAAGTCTGCTCGCACGGCTGAACTTGGTGGCATTCATTTGAAATTATCGACCAATGAGTTTGATGTCTTATGGATACTTGCACAACATGCCGGCAATGTTGTCAGTCGAGAATCTTTAAGTCAGCAACTACGTGGCTTTGAGTATGACGGCTTTGATAGAACTATCGATTTGCGGATTTCGCGGTTAAGAAAAAAACTCATGGACGATGCAGCTGAGCCTTACAAAATCAAGACGATTTGGGGTAAGGGCTATTTACTTGCCCCTGAGATTGCCCGCTAATGTGGCGCTTTACTCTGGCGTTACTCCTCCTCGTTGTGATGGGTAGCATATTCGTTGGTCAACTTTTTGATGCACTGGCCACACGTCAATCAGAACAACGATTAAGTACAGAACAACAGCAGTTGATGAGTCAAGTAAACCTCATCCAGAGTGCGTTAGCATCTGGGGTTGCTGTAGACACACTTCCTAAATGGCTGGCACTCAGTTCAACGACCTCCACTGTTCGTTATGAAATACAATCGCTCAAAGACTACCCATTACCCGTCGCCTTACTTGACCAATTGAAGTCTGCTGGCGCGGTATTTTTAGAATCGAATGATGGGCTTACAGCCTATGCGTTCATCGACCCAAAAACGGTGCTTCTTATTACACAAAAAATCGGCAACGAATCAGATACTCTTCCCTTATTGCTTACTATCGGTTTTTATGGGGCTTTACTGTGTTTATTGTTGATATTTTTAACGCCGTTTTTGCTGCGAATTTATCGCCTACGTTCAGCAGCAATGGCCTTTGGTGAAGGCAAACTGACTACGCGTTTGACCGTAGGATCGCTTTGGTATCTTAAAGATATAGAACAAACGTTTAACCTAATGGCCGAACGCATTGAAAATCTCATGCAAGACATGCGCTTGCTGTCTGGTGGTTTGTCACACGAGTTACGTACACCACTGGCGCGGATCCGAATGGGGTTAGATACGCTTTGTGATACTGAAGACGAATCACTGCGCACCAAATACGAGCTACGCATCAATCAAAATTTAGATGACATGGAAGCGCTCATAAATGCGTTACTCAAATTTGCCCGGTTGCAACACTCACTTAATGATACTGAAAAATCGCTCGTCAATGTGCAAGCCGTACTTAGGCAACTTTGCACGAAGGCCAATGACCCACGCTTGTCGCTGTTTATAGAGGGGGACGAACATTCGATTGTCGGTCATGAAAATTACCTCAGCTTGTTGTTCAGCAACCTCGTGACCAATGCACTGAAACATTGCAACGAAAAGGTCCGTGTAACGCTTAGCCAAGCGAATTCTGCCGTCTTGGTAAGTGTCGAAGACGACGGTACTGGAATTGCGACAAGTGATTCAGAAAAAATATTCAAACCATTTGTTCGTTTAGCGCAGCAAACAACAGCAAGTAAGGAAGGATTTGGCATTGGGCTGGCACTAGTTGAACGGATTACGCACTGGTTGCAGGGTGAAGTGAATGTCGAGCCAAGTGAGCAATTAGGCGGCGCGCGCTTTATGGTAACTTTGCCTCTTTCTAAACCGCCACGTTAGCCTGTTCGGGCGGTTCATTTCGGCTTCTGAATATCTCGATTTTATTAACAAAGTGATTAAAAAACTGACGAATTTTCTCAAAGCGGTATAATACCGTTTTTGAAGCCAATTCTTTTGGTTGTTCGCTTGCTGATGACGGACACGTTCTACGTTTTTGATAACGTTGAAGGTGCGCACCGTGTTTAGCAAATGGTAAGTCACGTTTTCGGAGTTGGAAGTCAGATGCGTAAACTGTTTTTACTTTTCGTGTGGTTATCCGCACCTGCAATTGCTTATCAAGTTCAACCAATGATCGTTGATCTTGCTTCTCATGGAAAAAAATCGTTAGTCACCTACCGACTGCAAAATCCGAGCGAAAGTACGCTCCCCATCGAAGTGGAAGTCTTTAAGCGTACCTTTGATGAAAACCAAAAAGAAGTCTTGGTCAGTGCTGAAGAAGACTTCATTGTTTTGCCTCCACAAATTGAAGTGCCAGCCAATGGTTATCAAGTGTTTCGTGCTAAATATTTAGGGTCACCAGAGCTGAAGAAGACGGAATCTTACCGCATCGTGTTTAAACAGCTTCCTTTACCTAGTGAAAATGAGCAGTCCGGTGTAAAAATGGTTTATAACTTTGCAACACTGGTTTTTGTGAGTCCTGACGGCGTGCAAGCGCAGCTCACGAACACACTGAATTGTGAAAAACTGGACGAATGTAAACTGACCATCCGTAATGACGGAGAACGTGTTCTAGATTTAGCTCAGTTTGAATATCGCTTTCATCAAGAAAATACTGTCATAAATTGGGCCGATTTTCAGGCTGTGACATCTGGTCGCTTTATCATGCCCAATCATTCGATGAGCGTTGACTTAAAAACCTTATTGAAAGATAAACCAACCAAAACGGTCACGATAGTCAATTTGTCTAATAAGAAGTAATCATTTAACGATGTTGAACAAAGGCTCCAAGACTTGGCCTTGGTTATGCAAACCTGCCTTCTATACCCTGTTGGTTACCTGTGCGGCACAAAGTGCCGCGACAGTTTATTACATGGATTTTCCCGTGCGGCTAAATGTTGCCGAAGTGGGGCAAATTTCTGCAGCCGTCGATGGTTTTGAGCTTGCCTCTGTCAGTGCTCGTGAATTTAGACAAAATTTGCAATCCGTGTTGAGTACCGAAGTCTTAGCTTGGCTGGCAAGTCGCGAAGATGAAGCGATCACCCCGGATGAATTCAAAGCTCATGGCATTACGCTTGTGATGCAGCCACAAGATCTTACTATCGAAATGACTTTGAGTGAATCCGCGATGGCCACCGACAGTCTATCTTATGGCCGCGAAAAACATTTTGAAATTCCCAAAGGGGAAGCCTATTGGGCAATGTTAAATAACCTCAATTTAAGCCATGAGCGCAGTAACAATAATCAAAATCACCATTCACAATTTGAATGGCTAATAAACGGCAATGTGGGTGGTGGCAACGAGACTCAATTTTCAAAGCTCAGTCTTTTGGGAAAGCGGCACCAGCGAGGAAAGCCACGTTTATCGAGGCGATACCTCCCTGTTTTATGATATGCCTGAAAAGCCTCTGCGAATGACTCTCGGTGATACGCAAGTAAACAGCACGGGGCACTTGGCTGAAATTCAACTTGCGGGTCTTGGCATCGAAAAAGCTTATTCGAAGTTACAACCTCAGCGCAGGGTCTCGCCTAGCAACAATCAACAATTTGTGCTGCCTCGTGGCGCTACCGTTGAAGTGTTTATCAACGAGTTTTTGATATCTCGATTGAGACTGCAAGCTGGACGTTACAATCTCAGCGACTTGCCGCTGACTTCCGGCGTTAATAATATTCACCTGATTGCGACCTATGCCAACGGCGAAACACAAGCATTCCATTTCACAACGCACTACAATTCTCGGTTGCTCGCAAAAGGACTTAGTGACTATTCACTCGTTTTAGGCTTTGTTTCGTCTTTAGATAATGGCCACTATCATTATGACGATGAAGCTTTGTTATCAGGTAGTTACGAATATGGTTTGACTGATACGATAACGGTTGGTCTTAATGGTGCGGTCCACGATTTAGGGCACGTTGTTGGTTCGACAACCTCGCTCAACACGCCACTTGGTAATCTATCTCTGCGTTACTCACGAAGTAAAGCACCTCAAGTATCTGGGTACGCTTATTCAATAGAAACTGAACACAGCGTCTTTGGCAGTGGCAACTTTGGTTCACCAAACTTGCGTTTAGGCTATGAACTTAAAGATGATTTTACGAATACGCCGTGGCTCGACCTCAACACAATCAACAATACCAGACGTGCCTATTTTGATTATAGCTACGTCATAAGTGACACGATGGATTTCAACTTAAATGCGTCACGTTCAACGGACAGTGATCACCAAGTTAGTAAAAACGTTACGGCAGAGTTTAACGTCCGCTATGATGGTTTTCGCGTCAGATTCGGTTATAACCACAATAACAGCGAAGACACGCGCCTCATTTCAGATAATCAATTTGTACTAAATATCGTCTGGAATGGGTTTAACCGAGAGACCAATACGCGAACTAGAGACTCAGTACGATAATCGCACGAAAGTCGGCAGTGCAAGTTTCGAAAGAACCAACAACAACTTTGTACATGATTATGGCTATGAACTTCGCTCGGAAAGAGGCAGTGATTTTCGGCAAGAACAAGTCAAAGCCAGTTACACCGGTGCTTTTTTTAGAACGGACGTAACCGCGAATAATTACACGCGTCTTCATCAATATGCCGACAGCAGTGCAAGCATCAATTTATCAACAAGCGTCGGTATTGCTGACGGGCATGTCGGTATGGGATCAACCACAACCGCTCCTTTTGCTGTCATTTCGAAACACAAAACGCTTAACGATACAGAAGTCGCCGTCAACGTTGATAGATTGGGTCGAGCGCAAACAACTCCTTCAACACAAGTAGGCGCGTTAATAAACCTTGGTACGGGCTATGCCGCAACTCAATTCAATGTTGATGTACCCGATGCTCCGCTGGGATATGATTGAAATTCAGGCACTTACACCCTGACAGGCGGCGCGGCGACTGGTCACTAT
It contains:
- a CDS encoding response regulator transcription factor; protein product: MTSIVLVEDDQELACWIAEYLRAKQYHVTVYHDGKQAYEASRRSIPDLVILDGMLPSMDGLDICKLIRLHSQVPIIMLTARDEEIDEILGLEMGADDYLTKPVRGRLLETRIKSLLRRINPSQTVCIEQDVFTLGELAICKSARTAELGGIHLKLSTNEFDVLWILAQHAGNVVSRESLSQQLRGFEYDGFDRTIDLRISRLRKKLMDDAAEPYKIKTIWGKGYLLAPEIAR
- a CDS encoding sensor histidine kinase yields the protein MWRFTLALLLLVVMGSIFVGQLFDALATRQSEQRLSTEQQQLMSQVNLIQSALASGVAVDTLPKWLALSSTTSTVRYEIQSLKDYPLPVALLDQLKSAGAVFLESNDGLTAYAFIDPKTVLLITQKIGNESDTLPLLLTIGFYGALLCLLLIFLTPFLLRIYRLRSAAMAFGEGKLTTRLTVGSLWYLKDIEQTFNLMAERIENLMQDMRLLSGGLSHELRTPLARIRMGLDTLCDTEDESLRTKYELRINQNLDDMEALINALLKFARLQHSLNDTEKSLVNVQAVLRQLCTKANDPRLSLFIEGDEHSIVGHENYLSLLFSNLVTNALKHCNEKVRVTLSQANSAVLVSVEDDGTGIATSDSEKIFKPFVRLAQQTTASKEGFGIGLALVERITHWLQGEVNVEPSEQLGGARFMVTLPLSKPPR
- a CDS encoding serine hydrolase domain-containing protein; translation: MKLKFKHVLPTLTTCFLSLALTACGSKGSETPEPQTEPSTPFDYQALIENAVLGELPGVVLYIDSPQLHFYSAAGIADQEENAPMQIDARIPNGSAGKKLTALLAGMLAQEQRLDLDKPITAYLAPDITDHIPNASIMTTRQMLQHTAGLFDYLNDSNGAFYDAVIEDPDSIKMDEFALQFALDKPAHFTPSQGWRYSNTGYILSGLILDKVLGAHHSGAMRSMIIEPLGLTSMSYGGVEQNLGSITSGYFKNEDGMLNTRPFYQNIGVADAPVVGNAKDMADLLKIIVEGALLSESTHQFLMADDHFIPTGINGLQYSAGLFKEMINGKHVIHHGGSELGYATYNFYVVESKTTVAMLVNCNGYKACDDAHDALYQKVVNELTK
- a CDS encoding fimbrial biogenesis chaperone, producing the protein MRKLFLLFVWLSAPAIAYQVQPMIVDLASHGKKSLVTYRLQNPSESTLPIEVEVFKRTFDENQKEVLVSAEEDFIVLPPQIEVPANGYQVFRAKYLGSPELKKTESYRIVFKQLPLPSENEQSGVKMVYNFATLVFVSPDGVQAQLTNTLNCEKLDECKLTIRNDGERVLDLAQFEYRFHQENTVINWADFQAVTSGRFIMPNHSMSVDLKTLLKDKPTKTVTIVNLSNKK
- a CDS encoding MipA/OmpV family protein, with the translated sequence MKTFIFTLFFFFSALSAANETQNSANWVDAFTNKRDAGGYLSVGIAVQNQQGLYQSSGIKLKGNVHGAYYFENGFLLEFPGLSDKFESQFALGYNIANLGNWEFDALLSMAHGEIKYNAQQDGFSKEASPYFGLRAMGTIADLDAMFVVGTNSNKMDYSGGVYAAAWLAKSWNINNWTLYSSIGAQYRNDAILDYYYGVPESAQVTEPFQATGGFNYLYKLGVKKPLDEHWLIEGFFSYTHYASSIVDSPYSQNILKFNEGRSDQGSLFNLSINYVF
- a CDS encoding fimbria/pilus outer membrane usher protein; translation: MWVVATRLNFQSSVFWESGTSEESHVYRGDTSLFYDMPEKPLRMTLGDTQVNSTGHLAEIQLAGLGIEKAYSKLQPQRRVSPSNNQQFVLPRGATVEVFINEFLISRLRLQAGRYNLSDLPLTSGVNNIHLIATYANGETQAFHFTTHYNSRLLAKGLSDYSLVLGFVSSLDNGHYHYDDEALLSGSYEYGLTDTITVGLNGAVHDLGHVVGSTTSLNTPLGNLSLRYSRSKAPQVSGYAYSIETEHSVFGSGNFGSPNLRLGYELKDDFTNTPWLDLNTINNTRRAYFDYSYVISDTMDFNLNASRSTDSDHQVSKNVTAEFNVRYDGFRVRFGYNHNNSEDTRLISDNQFVLNIVWNGFNRETNTRTRDSVR
- a CDS encoding RNA polymerase sigma factor gives rise to the protein MGSDFYQQSILPYAGIIIKICRAYTHNHADFEDYYQEVCLQIWRSRANFNEQAKWSTWVYKVALNVCLTHLKQHKRGERRFASDALSELEFDEVKAFDSDEINQLYNAIKHLSEIDRAVILLYLEEKSYAEIAEIIGASSNSIGVRVSRIKERINKIIHQTG
- a CDS encoding DUF3019 domain-containing protein; the encoded protein is MKNILQLLLLTYAAILTNPSLAETTEHTVNLVVSPKQCTALKQGDTCYLDLDVVWNMPSTSDYCLYADQQKLKCWHNVDQGTWQQALTITDNMEIRLTSLHQQTLHTHTIRYAWVHKKNNSKAMRWRMF